The following proteins are encoded in a genomic region of Candidatus Nitrospira nitrificans:
- a CDS encoding FlgO family outer membrane protein, producing MPMIGLPLLLISLLTLFSHPTSSWAGAKYEEGLKQLADGVTEGAAKAKKQRLAFIDFTDGKGEPTPIGQFLAEELGTQIMVGGELTVVDRALTYSTLKKLHVDHIDSAHAKTIRQAAKTIRADLFVGGVILDTPDGLQVTVRLISPSNTQPIRAIRGMLPKAGPLNAFFKKEEAPQPIVNIESPKETPAAIGLGTYRNEHYEMVVRSIERQATRAKVDLTIENLSRRDVKLLCHLQGTVLTDDQGTAWHQGVGDNREGLCTRGVELSPRRKERAVLTFTGPSETAATLFTLHFRETLPRRDASFVIDGLKVTSPSEPTQTTP from the coding sequence ATGCCTATGATCGGACTTCCGCTACTACTCATTAGTCTGCTGACACTCTTCTCTCATCCGACCTCGTCGTGGGCTGGAGCGAAGTATGAGGAGGGCCTCAAACAGTTGGCGGATGGGGTGACTGAAGGAGCTGCCAAGGCGAAAAAACAGCGCCTGGCTTTTATCGACTTCACCGATGGGAAGGGAGAACCGACTCCGATCGGACAGTTCCTTGCCGAAGAACTCGGAACACAGATCATGGTGGGCGGTGAATTGACGGTGGTGGATCGCGCCCTTACGTACTCGACCCTGAAGAAGTTGCACGTCGACCACATCGACTCGGCCCATGCGAAGACCATACGGCAGGCGGCCAAAACGATACGAGCCGACCTGTTTGTGGGCGGCGTGATCCTCGACACGCCCGATGGCCTACAGGTCACCGTGCGGCTCATCAGCCCATCGAATACCCAGCCGATCCGCGCGATACGGGGGATGCTGCCCAAAGCCGGTCCCTTGAACGCGTTCTTTAAAAAAGAGGAGGCGCCGCAACCGATCGTGAACATTGAGAGCCCCAAGGAGACTCCGGCGGCGATAGGGTTAGGGACGTACCGGAACGAACACTACGAAATGGTGGTCCGATCGATCGAACGACAGGCCACCCGAGCCAAGGTGGATCTCACCATCGAAAACCTTTCCCGGCGCGATGTGAAGCTCCTCTGTCATTTGCAGGGAACGGTCCTGACGGACGACCAGGGAACAGCTTGGCATCAAGGCGTTGGAGACAATCGAGAAGGTCTGTGTACCCGTGGCGTCGAACTCTCCCCTCGCCGAAAGGAACGGGCCGTCCTGACCTTCACCGGTCCATCGGAGACAGCGGCCACTCTATTCACACTTCATTTTCGCGAGACGTTACCGAGACGAGACGCCTCCTTCGTCATTGATGGTTTAAAAGTTACCTCGCCGTCGGAACCTACGCAGACGACGCCGTAA